The following nucleotide sequence is from Zea mays cultivar B73 chromosome 1, Zm-B73-REFERENCE-NAM-5.0, whole genome shotgun sequence.
tagatcaaaaggtataccggtcgatgataggatctttactctatttatgtgcaactcgaccagatattatgctttctgtatgcatgtgtgcaagattccaagccgatcctaaggaagttcaccttagggccgtgtaacgaatcttgagatatttagttcacacacctaagtttggcctttggtaccccaagggatccacttttgatttaataagatattcagatgctgattgggcagggtgtaaaattgataggaatagcacatcagggacttgtcagttcttgggaagatccctggtgtcttgggcttcaaagaaacaaaattccgtagctctttctaccgccgaagccgagtacattgccgcaggccattgttgcgcgcaattgctttgtatgaggcaaacccttagggactatggttacaaattaaccaaagttcctctcctatgtgataatgagagtgctatccacatggcggataatcccgttgaacacagctgcactaagcacatagccattcggtatcactttttgagagatcaccaacaaaggggggatatcaagattgcatatgttagcaccaaagaacaattagccgatatctttaccaagccattagatgagaaaacttttaccaaacttaggcatgagctaaacattcttgattctagaaattttgattgatactttgcacacatagctcatttatatacctttgatcatatctcttttatttgctatgactaatgtggttttcaagtgtcctttatgctaagtcatagattgaaagggaaatggagttcttcggcgaagacaaggcttccactccactccaccaaattattcatccttcgtcgtcactccgtaccgctctccaatttggtataatccttcactcatattattatttgacaaagggggagagagtttgaaaaagggcttatatttcactcacaaagtatccgtttttggcgattcatgccaaagggggagaaagtattagcccaaagcaaaaggaccgcatcaccaccaatttcaaaatgtagtctttcaattggtattaaagaagtttttcgattggtatcttatttttgatataatttcaaattggtatgacctctttcaaaattaatatctaaaaccctcttgaacactaagaggagaatttcattaagggggagttttgtttagtcaaaggaaaagcatttgaaacagggggagaaaatttcaaatctttaaaatgcttctttcaatcttattcatataccattgactatttgcaaaatgttttgaaaagaatttcacaaagaatttgcaaaaacaaaacaagtggtgcaagcgtggtccaaaatgttaaaagaaataaagcaatccatgcatatcctatgaatgtataaattggtttaattccaagtaacctttgcacttaccttatgcaaactagttcaattctgcacttatatatttgctttggtttgtgttggcatcaatcaccaaaaagggggagattgaaagggaaatagggtcaaacctattcctaaatgattttggtggttgaattgcccaacataaataattggactaactagtttgctctagattataagttctacatgtgccaaaggaccaacacaaaccaataaaaagtccaagaaagggttcaaataaaaagagcaaaagacaaccgaaggtagccctggtccggcgcaccggactgtccagtgcaccaccggacagtgtccagtgcaccagggagatcgactccgaacttgccaccttcgggaatttaggAAGCCactgcgctataattcaccggactgtccggtgtagcaccagactgtccagtgtgccatgcggagcaacggctactacgccaacggtcgtctacaaaagcaacagtgaaaagtgaacagtgcgcgactgcgcgcgtAGAGTCAAAGCAAGCACCAGAAGGCgcgccggacagtgaacaatgactgtccggtggtcccacatgtcagagctccaacggtcgaaccctaacggttgggtgacgtggctggcgcaccggacagtgtccggtagcgcaccagactgtccgctgcgcccatcgatagacagcctccgcaacggtcactttggtggttggggctataaatacccccaaccaccacacttcaaggcatccaagttttcagccaacacattcaatacaagagctagtgcattcaatacaagacacaattagagtgaatcaaaatctctccaagtcccaattccactcaaagcaattagtgactagaagagagagttttgctgtgttcatttgagctcttgtgcttggatcacttttcttcttcctcctttcttgttctcaactcaattgtaatcaaagcaagatacaccaagttatggtggtccttgtagtggactaagtgtcccgtttgattgaagagaaaagctcactcggtctaggtgaccgtgtgagagagggaaagggttgaaagagacccggtctttgtgaccacctcaacggggagtaggtttgcaagaaccgaacctcggtaaaacaaatcaccgtgtcattccccttattcgcttgtgatttgttttcgccctctctttcggactcgattatatttctaacgcttacctcggcttgtagttgtgcttaaactttataaatttcagattttcctattcacccccctctaggcgactttcaggaaccTCATGTTCCTCATCatttcccggcaaacagatatctcctTATTATCCGGAAGGCAATATAAAAAGTCATCTTCATCAGTGCCGCTGTATACCAAGGATCCTTGTGGATACTTTAGATCCCTGGTATATTGTCTAGCTTCGGCAATCTGCTCTTTTAACAATTGcttccctgaagcatgtcgcacgataaaCTCCAGCTCTTCAGCAGGCGCTTCGGAAGCAAGAGACTTAAGTTTCTCAGGAACACTTTCTTTTTCCAAGGTTAGAGGAGTTGCCCCTGAAGGGTATGTTTCAGTAGGAACTGAGGGTCCAGCTTCAAAAGTGGCCTGTGCCATGCCAGTTTCGCTAGATTTCTTTTGGGCTTCGCCCTCTGTATCAGGCGCTGAAGCAGGAGTTGGTGCCTTTACAGATTCCATAACAGCGTCTagtacgctggccattctcctcctcttcagAGTTGCTATAGGAATCTTTGATACCTTTGGCAGCTCCATCACTTGCAACGGACTCAGAGTCTTCGGTTGCTCTGTCAATTTCTTTAATTTTGGCTCTTCGGCCGGTTCTGCTCTAGCTTCGTCAGGAGTGGAGCGACTGGGCTCATATGCAGAAGAAGACCCCTCTATAGGCctcggcacttcggccgtttcaatgtgcttggtgcggtgTGTTAAAACCTTAACTTTTTTGGCCTCGGCGTGCTAGAAAtcgccgaagcagcagtttttcttttctttccctgcttctGTGAAGGATAGTAGTAATCTGGGTATACAAACCCGATGACATCAAACACTCTATTCAGTCTATTTTTGCCTTGACCCCCGAAGGCCATGGTCATAGCATCATCTTCAGCCCTCGAGTAGgcaccaagtaattcatcactggttgcttcaatgacatctagccagtcatcatttggttcatcaaattggctcctgtacttgaatgtgtatttcagatagaccaaaccaccttcgctagacccagcagcagcctccttcggcatctcccatccACTTACGAGcggccacactctataagcaatatgTTCCTGGACTAAGTCCCTGGTGCCTATGTAAGTGCATAATGTATTAAAAGCAGTCTGGCATGCCTGTATGTCATTCCCCAGGGCAATGGATGGcctcctgatgccgaagcgagaccatataggacgttgaataatccccttaatatcttctctttcaACCAGGttgttttttacatagaaccactctTGCATCCAGGCTCCCGGCCATCTTTTCTAAAACGTCAGAACTGGGTAGCTCATCCCAGAGCGAGGAACAAAGCTGTAACaactgaagttgttgtgatattgctcctttcTGGTGGCCTTTGTCTCATAGGATAGCTCGTGCATGTTGCATAAGctattttgcatttggttctagccCCTGGCTCCTCATGGACCAAATAAAGATCCCCATCTTGATAATAGCTTCGAGGGTTAGCTGATGAAGTTAAATTTCAAAaagtctttaaaacttcaactagCAATTTATCCAAAGGAAACcaaagccctgccttcatgaagcttctgtaaactaccacctcatcaacttcgggcagagggacattactttcccctccagccctcacaatagagatatcacggaagtaccttcccctcatagcATCTATTTACCCTTGCTTGATGGTTGACTTcccgaagacaacatggcttggtctccagggccgatcttcggcgcCTTCATTCTCCCTTTATACATCAAAGTATTCACTATCATTGGAACCCTAAGATATCCCAGCTAACGTCTCATGTGCAATCTTCTTTGCATTAGTtctttccatagcttcgtaaaacccgGACATCGCCGGGTCGACAATCTTCTTCTCGTCAGCCAtcagttcgaaggttgttgaaatACTGAAGCTTGAAATCCAATTAAAACCCGACAAGGCAAGAAAGTTTAAAATGACAAGCACAATGTAAGCAACTGAAATGGcacaagaaatgctttcaatgcaagctcctatttatatgcctagcgccCCACGGTTTGGTGGGTCCTGCATGTCAGTGTCATTCACTATTCTAgtgaaaggaaggtgttttttcggaccttcggctaaaggcctttgttcatgtcacagtctaaatttgttacaaagaaacaaattagtaccgcgaggggctactgttgggggcattcgtcctccgaaggtcctccaaaacacgactaaccatatgtttttagtATGGCATGGGTTATTTCAGAAGGAAGCTTCGTCTTTAGGATATAAGCCTCTTATGACGAAGACACACAAGATGAAGACAGATACAAAGAAGATAAGAGTAAATGCTGAAGCTAGTACCAATCGGAAAAGCTTCCGCTCGCGACGAAGCAGATGAATAATGATGACGACCAAAGAGGGAAAAGATCACCTAATCCTTTATAACTTGTGTTTCGATCATGTGTAAACATTGAGGACACAAATGTactttttgagagcacctagagggggggtgaataggtgatcctataaaaatcaacactaaatagcacaaacttggttGATGATATGTTAGCAAGATTCAAAGCAAGATGCTATAGAgaaaactcttcacttgattgttccttcaaAATGAGTATcgaacttaggaacaatagcacaagtgattAAGTGAGAACTCAAGGAGAGAAACCAATCACAATGAAAagtagcacaagagacacggtgattttatcccgtggttcggccaatgcctactccacgttgtggtgacctcctttggtcaaggattgcactcaatccctctcaagtgatccaatgatcaaccttgAGTACCACAATTTTCTTCCTTAGAGTTGTTTCCCGTTCGTGAGGAATCtcgacaagttggagcctctcacccttacaacgtTGATCACAACAAAAACCACAAgggtaagggagggaaagaaacacacacaagaactagAGTCACAACAatgacacacacacaagtcaagaaaagagcacacaaacacagtgcagggagtttacaactcaagaagtgctcaaatctcaaatatGAAGATCTGAATGCGTGCTTGCAGAGTCTATGCGTCTTAGAATGTTTAATGGAGGCTTGGTAtattgctccatgcgcctaggggtcccttttatagccccaaggcagctaggagccgttggaattccATTTGGAAggaaattcttgccttctgtccacTGACACATCGGATAGTCTGGTACACCACCAAACATGAACAgtgcctgatttctttcctttcctggcgaagccgaccgttgatcCCTTGGTCCCCTTGCCACactggacactgttcggtgcacaccggacagtctggtgcgaccAAATGACCGTTGGCtttggccacgcgtcgcccgctgatcgcgCTACCGACCATTGGCGCATGCGCTGTTTGCTCacaggatagtccggtgaattttagccgcagcGCCCTCGGCGATTTCTTGAGAGTAGCGAGTTTGCTGCTGGGccagcctaggcaccggacactatccggtgcacaccggacagtctggtgcaccgcaGGCTGGTGCATCTCTGGCTGGTTTTGGCCAACCATCTTCAATCCAATCTTAGTTCAATAaataaggttcctagcacttagaggaatatgttagtaccaaaaactattcactaaggctagagtcatTCCTCGATTCTTTCTTTGCATCTCTTCACCACTTAGTACACATCCCTTTAAAAtcaatatgtgttgagcatctaatcaccaaaacatttatagaaattgcccaagggcacatttccctttcacttttatccgggctacgtcccgtgcctataaatagatggacAGTAGCACCATACTGGGGACACTGGATTGTACTTTTACTTTCTCGCATCCTCGCCttcaagcaagccgaaggtatcaatgtaatattaacattgttaATATTCTTATATGTTTTATGAAATACAATAATAAATGAATTATGAAGATAATGTTACCATGTTTATTCCTTTGTATTTCATGTTTACCTAttgaatgatgaaggtatgtctttctagaccttcgtctgatgagtattatacccatagggagataatgcttcagaggacgaaggtctcttacaattaacaattgtgttgccttgttcttgacatccagtatttgagaacaagtgaccaacaacagGCATATTCTATTTCCTTGGTTTGAGTTTGCAGTGTCCAACTGATTTGTTCCTGTTGCCATCTCTACCTCAGGATTTTGACCCATTGAAGTTTCAAGCAATGGACAGGTCAAGTATATTTTAAGACACTAAGTAACACTCGAGTATTTATTAATAACGTGTAATTGAGAGATTGGAGAGAATATGCTTGACTGTAACGATGTAAATAAAAGTTGAAATCTTACAATACACTAGTACAAAGAAGCACTATACAGGTAGATGCAAATATATTTTTACTGGCGTTTTTTGGAACCGGCGTTGCTAGAGGCTAGTAAAAATTGAATTTTTTTACACGCGGGTAAATAAAAACTGATAGTGGAAAtcaatttccactagcggttcacTTAAGACAACCGCCAtagaaatcgatttccactggcgaTTGGGTAATAAAACCCCTTGCACTAATATTTTCCAGAAAACATGAACTGGATTTTAAAAATAGCAAAAACATTTTAATTAGGCGAGGCCTCATCCAGACCCGTCGTCTCCGTCACAAGTCACGATATTTTTCGCGTGTAGACGATGGACGGGCTTCTTAGGTCATGAGTATACTGTTAGAGATGCTTTTAGTATCCTATAGTAATTTTAGTATAGTCATATGAAAAGGTCGCCAAATACAAGATAGAGGCCCATCAGGCCATCGCCAAACGACATGCAACAACCCACCCAAGTTTGCAATTCACGCATTCTCTTCACAGTGGCTCTATTCGTTTGTATTGCAACCACCTTCAGTCTTCCCAACCTATGATTCAACCTCTTCTTTGGTATGTTTCTAGATACACCATTATCCTAAACACCTGAATTATAATACAAtttaaatattttaaaatagatatacaTATAATTTAGGGTTAACCTTTAATTATATTGCTAaccacatattaaaataagaataATTGTTTAGTTTTGATGTATTATTTGCTTCTTACAACAAAAATGGTGAAAAACCATTCAATTCTGAATCAATGTTCAATGTTCGGATTTTATTTCTACCATTTAAGAAAACATAGAACAAATTcgatattttttaaaaaaatcttaactagctcaatgctaaaaacaaaaTACAAATATGCATAGTAGATCCTGCATTCTACTTATCACAACTGAACAAAGAAAACCAAAAATCTAACAACGAAATAACAAAAAAAAAATCTAACAACCATATAAGTATCTAGATCCATAACGTAACAGGTTGTTTGGCCCAGCATGGATTGGATCGCAGTTGCAGGCAGCAGTCGCTGTCCCATTGATGTCGTCGTGTGAGCCAGCCTCGCAGTCTCTGTCTCAGGGGCACTTGGGCCTCTTCTTGGGGTCGACGGTGGGCATGTTGCGGTAGCAGGGGCAGTCATGGATGTCGTGCGGCACGCAGTTGCACGCCTTGCAGCAGAGGCCATAGGAGCTCATGCACGCGGCTCGCGCCTGTCCCGCAGTCGCTTGCACGCACCGAACGCTGCACTTGCCCCAGCAGAACCCTGCAACATGCATATGCGCGCGAGCGCCAGCGTTAGTGCGCGGTCACTAGCAGTCACGCACGGGATCGAGATGGACGACGACCACGCTAAGGGCGTCGCTCGCACATAGTAGTAGTACGTACGCACGTACCTAAAGCGGAAGCATCGACGGTGTGGAGCCATGATGCGGCTGTGAGGAGCACGAGGAGGATGATCGTGACCGTTTGAAGCGGGGGCTTGGCCATGGCCATCGGAAAGAGCTCTAGTGGCGCTTCGCTTGTTGGCTGTTGTCAGCTTTGGCTGagtgagggagggagagggagtgagGTGCCGCTTGCTCGTGTCCAGTCTCCTTTATATTCATGGCACCACACCGCCCCACTCCACAAACGACCCCAACTCATCCACCCTGGAAGTAAGGATCTAGTCACCACACACACTAGCCCTCCACCCGACCGGGTCAGGAATCCTCTGGAGAGCGATCCACGTGTCGTGTGGTTAGCCACCATGATTGTCTGATTCCTGTGGAGGACGATGACGCTATTAGAGTAGCTCCAAGAGCTTCTATATAAATCCTAGCTAGATATAACGTTTAGAGAGCACTTTATAAAATAGATAGCTTCCTACAAGGCTTGGCTACTAACAAACTATGTAAACGAAGGGTTGACTCATTTTTTCAGG
It contains:
- the LOC103643680 gene encoding peamaclein, translated to MAMAKPPLQTVTIILLVLLTAASWLHTVDASALGFCWGKCSVRCVQATAGQARAACMSSYGLCCKACNCVPHDIHDCPCYRNMPTVDPKKRPKCP